Proteins co-encoded in one Anguilla anguilla isolate fAngAng1 chromosome 16, fAngAng1.pri, whole genome shotgun sequence genomic window:
- the LOC118214735 gene encoding RCC1 domain-containing protein 1-like isoform X1 translates to MIWFGFGFNAFGQIYSYASSGKESTSDEDVEVKVIAPVRLSSCCPDGEKRLQLVGASWSRTAFLQCAGDSSVCLSGFWSDPPSRKAHSCFPQSYGCWDAQVSERYLTLAFKDRTECWSLDEIDSMPVWRMKHAPENTELSDRLPLVPGGYVVSAPPFMHVLSPHLCGVSLALGMEHAVLLSASGTVYTWGSSSHGQLGHGELGREVEPRVVEGLWGMTMKGVAAGGWHSVCISGEGDLYTWGWNESGQLGLPSHTIGRGTLQGGTAAGTESDRKEVFISIQAFPALLDLPEEAEVTRVSCGSRHTAALTGAGDLFTWGWGEYGQLGHKTTQTLDQPTRVDFFADRSLRVVDVVCGPWNTFVCTEEKDSTPQIPP, encoded by the exons aTGATTTGGTTTGGATTCGGATTTAACGCGTTTGGTCAAATATATTCTTATGCTAGTTCCGGGAAGGAATCCACAAGTGACGAAGATGTCGAAGTGAAAGTGATCGCTCCCGTAAGGCTTAGTTCCTGCTGCCCCGATGGAGAGAAACGCCTACAGCTTGTTGGAGCGAGCTGGAGCCGAACTGCTTTTCTGCAGTGTGCAG GTGACAGCAGTGTATGTCTGTCCGGCTTTTGGTCAGACCCACCCTCTCGCAAAGCGCACAGCTGTTTTCCACAAAGCTATGGCTGTTGGGATGCGCAGGTCAGTGAACGTTACCTGACCCTTGCATTCAAAGACCGAACAGAATGCTGGAGCTTGGACGAAATTGATAGTATGCCCGTCTGGAGGATGAAACACGCGCCTGAGAATACAG AACTCTCTGACAGACTTCCTCTGGTCCCAGGAGGTTACGTTGTTTCAGCCCCTCCTTTCATGCATGTTCTGTCTCCACATTTGTGTGGGGTCAGTCTGGCTCTGGGTATGGAACACGCAGTCCTGCTAAGTGCTTCTGGTACTGTGTACACCTGGGGCTCTAGCAG TCACGGGCAGCTGGGGCATGGTGAACTTGGTCGAGAGGTTGAGCCTCGGGTGGTGGAGGGACTGTGGGGCATGACCATGAAGGGCGTGGCAGCTGGGGGCTGGCATTCTGTCTGCATCAGTG GTGAGGGAGATTTGTACACTTGGGGCTGGAATGAAAGTGGTCAGCTTGGCCTACCATCCCACACGATAGGAAGAGGGACACTGCAGGGAGgcactgctgcag GAACTGAATCAGACAGAAAGGAGGTGTTCATATCAATCCAGGCATTCCCTGCTCTGCTGGACCTGCCAGAGGAGGCTGAAGTAACCCGGGTCAGCTGCGGCTCTCGCCACACTGCAGCACTCACCG GTGCTGGTGATCTCTTTACATGGGGTTGGG gtgagTACGGGCAGCTGGGCCATAAGACGACCCAAACATTAGACCAGCCTACCCGGGTGGATTTCTTTGCAGACAGGAGCCTGCGTGTGGTAGATGTGGTTTGTGGGCCCTGGAACACATTTGTGTGCACAGAGGAAAAAGACTCCACCCCCCAGATCCCACCCTGA
- the LOC118214735 gene encoding RCC1 domain-containing protein 1-like isoform X2, whose translation MAVGMRSHGQLGHGELGREVEPRVVEGLWGMTMKGVAAGGWHSVCISGEGDLYTWGWNESGQLGLPSHTIGRGTLQGGTAAGTESDRKEVFISIQAFPALLDLPEEAEVTRVSCGSRHTAALTGAGDLFTWGWGEYGQLGHKTTQTLDQPTRVDFFADRSLRVVDVVCGPWNTFVCTEEKDSTPQIPP comes from the exons ATGGCTGTTGGGATGCGCAG TCACGGGCAGCTGGGGCATGGTGAACTTGGTCGAGAGGTTGAGCCTCGGGTGGTGGAGGGACTGTGGGGCATGACCATGAAGGGCGTGGCAGCTGGGGGCTGGCATTCTGTCTGCATCAGTG GTGAGGGAGATTTGTACACTTGGGGCTGGAATGAAAGTGGTCAGCTTGGCCTACCATCCCACACGATAGGAAGAGGGACACTGCAGGGAGgcactgctgcag GAACTGAATCAGACAGAAAGGAGGTGTTCATATCAATCCAGGCATTCCCTGCTCTGCTGGACCTGCCAGAGGAGGCTGAAGTAACCCGGGTCAGCTGCGGCTCTCGCCACACTGCAGCACTCACCG GTGCTGGTGATCTCTTTACATGGGGTTGGG gtgagTACGGGCAGCTGGGCCATAAGACGACCCAAACATTAGACCAGCCTACCCGGGTGGATTTCTTTGCAGACAGGAGCCTGCGTGTGGTAGATGTGGTTTGTGGGCCCTGGAACACATTTGTGTGCACAGAGGAAAAAGACTCCACCCCCCAGATCCCACCCTGA
- the LOC118214736 gene encoding calcium and integrin-binding protein 1-like, producing the protein MGTTASQLQKDLLSEYQELTFLTKQEILLAHKRFSELMAKEERSSPSLRVPMEKILTMPELKSNPFRERICHVFSTSDMKDGSLTFEDFLDLLSAFSDSATLEIKSHYAFRIFDFDDDGTLDCGDLEKLVNCLTGETEDTRLNPEEMRQLITNILEESDIDKDGTVNLSEFQHVISRSPDFVSSFKIVL; encoded by the exons ATGGGAACAACGGCCAGTCAGTTACAAAAGGATTTGCTTTCCGAGTATCAG GAGCTGACATTTTTAACAAAGCAAGAAATCCTGCT ggcCCACAAGAGATTCAGTGAGCTGATGGCCAAGGAGGAGAGGAGTAGTCCTAGCCTCCGTGTTCCCATGGAAAAGATCCTGACAATGCCAGAGCTCAAG TCCAACCCTTTCCGTGAAAGGATCTGCCATGTGTTCTCCACCTCTGACATGAAAGATGGAAGTCTGACCTTTGAGGACTTTTTGGACCTTCTGAGTGCCTTTAGTGACTCTGCCACTCTGGAGATTAAATCACACTACGCCTTCCGCATCTTTG ACTTTGATGATGACGGCACGCTGGACTGCGGGGACCTGGAAAAGCTGGTCAACTGTCTGACTGGGGAGACAGAGGATACCAGGCTAAACCCTGAGGAGATGAGACAGCTCATCACTAAT ATCTTGGAGGAGTCTGATATCGACAAGGATGGAACAGTGAACCTCTCTGAGTTCCAGCACGTAATTTCCAGATCACCAGATTTTGTCAG TTCATTTAAGATTGTGCTGTGA
- the gdpgp1 gene encoding GDP-D-glucose phosphorylase 1, translated as MESFLTQPFVYSDQDLVRRVVRSQGCETLEKLSKFDKRLRSTWTEKMEHGLFRYPLGDLKTRILPGPYGFVAQLNIMRGQERRKPQQIFSIRQRFDSEQFNFNKIHSHEILFQISKQNSNEADVEPQFKDITSRCNENGLEGARDKVIVVINVSPLEFGHCLFIPEPTHCMPQILTASAIQTGIESVFLSADSGFRVGFNSLGAFASVNHLHLHGYYLDSELRIESAPTEPLVPKKGFHRLIDFPSGFLFYTEGECLHETATVIWQLTNFLVERNVAHNMFLTRGCPPGKRHEPALSRSGVRIIVWPRISCFGAKEESAFNVALCELAGHLPFKNRRDFDAITESEVKTIIQKYLLPGDEFTQLQSELCKQLQVHQ; from the coding sequence ATGGAAAGCTTTTTGACTCAGCCTTTTGTTTACAGTGACCAGGATTTGGTTCGTCGTGTTGTGCGCTCCCAGGGATGCGAAACACTCGAAAAACTGTCTAAATTTGACAAACGATTGCGGTCTACTTGGACTGAGAAGATGGAGCATGGGCTATTCCGTTATCCTCTCGGGGATTTAAAGACACGGATTCTTCCCGGACCGTATGGTTTCGTAGCTCAGCTTAACATCATGCGGGGGCAAGAGAGGCGAAAACCTCAGCAAATATTCAGCATAAGGCAACGATTTGACTCGGAACAATTCAACTTTAATAAGATACATTCTCATGAAATTCTATTTCAGATAAGCAAACAAAACTCAAATGAGGCAGATGTAGAACCTCAATTCAAAGACATCACGTCACGCTGTAATGAAAATGGACTTGAAGGAGCACGCGACAAAGTGATTGTTGTAATCAACGTGAGTCCGCTCGAATTCGGCCATTGTTTATTTATACCGGAACCGACGCACTGCATGCCACAGATCCTTACTGCCTCTGCCATTCAAACTGGAATTGAGTCTGTGTTTCTAAGCGCCGATTCAGGATTTCGAGTGGGATTCAACAGTCTAGGGGCATTTGCATCAGTTAATCATTTACACCTCCATGGATACTACTTAGACTCGGAGCTGCGGATAGAATCTGCTCCGACCGAACCTTTAGTTCCCAAGAAGGGCTTTCACCGATTAATTGACTTCCCGTCCGGATTCTTGTTTTATACGGAAGGAGAATGCTTGCATGAAACTGCCACTGTCATTTGGCAACTGACAAACTTTTTAGTGGAAAGAAATGTCGCACATAACATGTTTCTTACCAGGGGTTGCCCACCGGGTAAGCGACATGAACCTGCGCTTTCTCGTTCTGGTGTACGCATAATCGTGTGGCCAAGGATATCCTGCTTCGGGGCGAAAGAAGAATCCGCCTTCAACGTGGCTCTTTGTGAGTTAGCTGGGCATTTGCCATTTAAGAACAGAAGGGACTTTGACGCCATCACTGAAAGCGAAGTGAAAACCATTATTCAAAAATATCTCCTTCCCGGTGACGAATTTACGCAGTTACAATCAGAGCTATGCAAACAATTACAAGTACATCAGTAG